The nucleotide sequence GTGACGAACGAGCAGCTCGTGGAGGAGGCGTGGGAGGTGGTCAACGAGGGCTTCCTCCCCGACGCCGGCAGCCGCCCGTGGTCACCGGAGCTGTGGATGGTAAATTTGCCTCGTGATGCGATTCTGTATCACTTTATTTAATGGTTCAAATGACTGCAATAAAGTCTCGATGCACACTGTAGCCAGAAGCCCAGAACGCTCACTTCTATCATGAGTGATAGTGAGTCTCTCAATTTTAATTTGATGCAGCAACGGAAGCAAGATATCCTTCAAGGTTCAATCAAATCCCGCTCTAGAGCCCACGACATCATCACGAAAATGCTAGCTAGCCTGGGTGATCCATATACAAGATTCCTGTCGTCCTCAGATGTAAGTTCTTTATAAGTGGCACTGTACTATGCTATTGATTTCAGTAGGTGAAACATGGCTCAAATTTGGAGTGATGTTTATTGTCTGTCCAATCCACTAAGGTTATTACCTTTTGTCCTTCATGATTCACGGTATCCATTTTACATCTTTTGTTAGATAATAATGAAATAGAAGCTCTCCCTGGGCCATTTTGCATTGTTACTAGCATGCCACGAGCACTTGAGTTCCATGATATCGTCAAGTACATGTGCAAAAGTTGATGTAAACCAGATCTACTGTTTCCACTTGGATGTCAGCCAAAAAAATAATTTATTTGTTTCTGCCCTGGAACTGGAAGTCCTAGTGTCATGCATGCTGATCTTCAAAGAGTTCTCTGTCTGTTATTGTTTTTTGTATGTTTGGTACATGGTACACACTCTGGCCTAACGAACCTATATTTAGAGACTGCAGCAATGTGATGTCATCTTGTGTTTTTTTTCCTCCTTTGCTTTCATAGTGATGTAATACAAAACTCCTGCTTTAATGTTTTTACCCACTGCTGATCTTTGATTGCTTTTATTTGCTAATTTTGCATACGTTCGATCAATCTGCTAAAGTTCTCGAAGATGTCGAAGTATGACATGACGGGGATTGGGTTGAACTTAAGAGAGATTCCTGATGACAATGGTTCTTTAAGGTTGGTGGTATTAGGATTGATACTAGATGGGCCTGCTCACTCTGCTGGTGTTAGACAGGTATCAACTGCTAAGCATTTAGTTTGCTTCCCTTTTCAACAGGAATCTTGCTTTTATCACAATGTTTTCAAACCGATCATGTTTCCATTTTCTGGCACGTACTTCTTGTACAAAGTTATCTTAGCGATAGTCAAACTGCATGAGCAGTTACATATGAGCAGATTTTGACTATACATATTCCCAATTTAAGATGCCGAAATGCTGAAATAATGTTGGCAAATGTTTCTACTTATACCTTATGGAGTAACAAAAGCTTTTATTTTTGGTGAGGGTTAACTGACCCTATCAATTTAATTTTTTGTGCTAAGCACTTCACTATAGAACATACTAGTATTCTCAGTTTTAGCTGTTTTTGTTTCACTGCTAAAGATTAAGCGTATTGAGGTGTTTGGACAAATGACAAGTTCTATTATGACTTCTCTTATTCTCAACATTTTAATTATCAAAAGCAGCATTTTTGAGGGAAAAACAGCATCTATTCTGGAACTGCACTTTTGGCTATCAGAGAACACTGTTATTTTTACTGTTGGTTGCTGGGAGCCTGGGACTATCCCGCGACCTAGTTGAGCATGAAATTAGATCATACACACACATCACCTAATCCTTCCGGGTCATTTATCTGTTATCAGGGTGATGAGCTTTTGTCTGTCAATGGTATCGATGTAAGAGGTAAATCTGCATTTGACGTGTCGTCCATGCTGCAAGGCCCAAAGGAAACTTTTGTTACAATTAAGGTTTTGAATAATCTTATGACCACTGTATTAAGAATTTGTCTGGCATCTCTTTGTGCTCTTTATTTTCTAACTATCTTACTCTTTTTTAATATTACATATAGGTTAAGCATGACAGCTGTGGTCCTGTTGAGTCAATGAAAGTGCAAAGGCAGATGGCTGCTCGCACTCCAATTTTCTATCGTTTGGAGAAAAGAGACAATGAGAATTCATCTGTCGGATATATTCACATTAAAGAATTTAATGCAGTGGCCAAAAAAGATTTGGTCAGCGGTGTGTTGCTGGTTTGTTCACCCTATCCTCTTGTCGTTTCTAAATCTGTTAGTCAGTTTTTTATTACTATGTTTTGCAAATGGCTATCTAGTGTCTAATTCTAGTGAGCTGATTTGCATACATCTAAATATTTAAATTCTTCCTTATCCAAATTGAGAACATCGCGCAGTTTAAAATACTGCCTCCCTTTTTTGCAAACTGAATGTACACTATTGATTGTTTCTGCTCATTTAGTACCTTTGGCTTGCATGTTATTCTTTTGACACTACAACAATCTTAGTTGTAATCTTGTATATATCATTGTTGTTGTTGATTTACAGCAAGATTTGTCCTTTTAACGTTACCTGTCTCTTGCAGCACTGAAACGTCTACAAAATTCAGGTGCCTCCTATTTTGTTTTGGACCTGAGAGACAATCTTGGTGGACTAGTGCAAGTATGCCATTTTTCTTTTCAAATTATGCCCTCGGCTCCTAAAGTAGATGTCATTCTAGGATTATGCGCAATATCTAAAGGCATGTATACAAAGGACTATATTACCGCCCTTCATTAGGTCACTTCTTTCTCTCAGATGGTGTATAGGAACCAAAATTTGAATGCTAGAATGTCCTATCTTTAATCTGCTTGAAGCCTAGAACTGAATGTTATTTGGTAGGGTATTTCTTCTTATTGAGGCTCTTGAGTTATTGTGAATTTCTCGAAATAGTTTGAGGCTCACCACATAGGTTCAGAAATGAACTGCCCAGATATCATCTTTTTTGGATGGGTTATGCTTACATGGTCTGATGTTATGTTTATCTTGAAGGCTGGAATAGAGATTGCAAAGCTCTTCTTGAACAAAGGAGACACGGTATGGAATCTTCTTTATTTTTAACTTGTTGTTTCTTTTCTGCAATCCTTATAAAATTGGCGCATATGTTTTATTTTCATGTCACAATGGTGCTAGATCATTGGTTATGGCTTTAACAGCTTTGCATTTATCCACATGACTAGTCAAAGTAAATTCTGTTGGGGATTTTCTGTAATGAAGGATAAGTAGAGGAAATTTTGGAGGGAACTGGATTTTCCTATGCATGTGTCTGGGATGTATGAATGTCAGCTTAGGATTGCTTTGAAGTTTCTATGGAATGACCCATATAGGGGAAATTTGGGTGACAACAAGGGCCCGCTTGGGACATTGGAAATATTAGAAGCAGGATTAGGAGAAACACAAGAATTAGATGTCAATTCTAGTACGTTCCTAGAGGAATTGAAGACACGGGAAATGTACAAGATAGCTATTTGAATGCTCTACATGTATTCTTAACAGTAACAAAAAGAATTATTACGGAGAGAAGATGAACCATGACTAGGTtttgagatcttatgggtttcaaatttagcctaccccaacttgtttgggactgaaaGGCTTTGTTTTGTTGTAGAGAGAAGATGTGTGAGAAAGAGCGGTCATGCTTTAAAATGGGGTTTGAGCTGAGCTCATACTAATCCTCCAATATGTAGAAGAGAGGAAGGGTTTCCATTGTAGTTCCTTGGTCCATTCCGACATTCCAAAGGCTGTtatagaaagaagaagaaaaatccaCTCTCCAAATTCTTGTATGCTTCAAAACAGCCATTTGAAACCATTTGTTTGGTTTTGTTTCCCAAAGGATTGCACCATTCGTTTGGTTTTGTTTCCCATAGGATTGCACTATTCCTACGGTTTCCTTGGTCTGGTGTTCTCCAATTTGAGTATTCTAAGAGCAACTCGAGCAGACCCCGCATCCTCCCGGCCCGCAAAACGtgtttgcagttcgcgcaaaaaCGCCTTTGCGCGCCGGCGCGGACGGCCACAGTTGCAGACCCCACATAATGGACCCGTAAAAAAGGATATTCCCGGAATatccttttttacgggtcggctttgcggcgtctgatctggcgcagctcctcccGCCCCGCAAAACTTAAATTTGCAACTTAAATTGATCTAGCATAATGCATTTCCTTGCTTTTGCAACAACGTTAGATACAAaagacatcaccaaatctttgctagaatagcaaaaccaaagaaaacaagaaccacaagtatgcatttcagaagatttccaacttccataactgctcccacaagttggactaatatcttctccatgcattcattgttgatctgcggattcttgattttgcattcttctttcttcatctttggttcgaaagaagtagacgttgcttcccctctatttgcacatgcagccgcatcattgccCTCGATTGTACTAAGGAGTGCACCAACATCTATTAGgtttctttctatcaataaatcaatgtattggccttcccaaaaccaaaatgagcatccatcgtcctacacaaaaggagcaagctcgaagtgagctaccgcaattgaactaaagaatgagctatcaaatgagctaccgcaagtgcatgtaccccgtcgttttcgcatttgaagaacacccatccggggtgcttcggcgtgcctGAAGTGAGCCGCAGCGCTTTCCgcgtgcagtcgtcgcactgtatgagcggcatcggcaagcCACAAAGACGCTGCACGAGCGCCGAGCCAGGTGGACGGCCAGACGAATCCATGCCCGCAAACCTTCGGCGGCGGGCGGACAAACCcgtacctgcatgcggcgatgcgcccttgcctgggctgcgggagaggctccccgaccactccatcgcTTGGGGCAGCAACCGGCGGCCGGAAAAAGCCAAATCCCGGCAGCCCGCGTTCAAGTGCCGCAGATCCGCAAATCCGGCGGCCCGCCGACGCAGGGGGGAAGGGAGGGGAGGCCTCGTGCGCGTGGCGGCCTTTCGGCGTGCTCCTGCCAGCTGCTTtcgccggaatcttgggcggcggccggcggcggcgcgaggggggagaggagaggtggttggtgggggaaagcgcgggatgaaatgtccccccaccaactgcttccgcttatatgcagggcaccgcatccgcgagggggaaacccgcgttttcccgggttggggtcgggattttgccgcgcccctcaaaattttttgcgggtcggggcgggatgcggggtctgattgGGCTGGTTTTTTCGCCcggacccgcattttggcggttattttacgggtcggggcgggatgcagggtctgctagagttgctctaaatcTGGCCTTAAAATCTTATGgaacttttgatgtccatttggatAGAAGCTTACTTTCCATGAAACAGTAACTCAGGAATTAAGTACAGTGCATGAGCGCATGAATCTTGGTTGGGACATGGTCATGGAAACAACTAATCATGCTACTTTTTCTTTGATGTGGACTAATGATTTGAAATTCTAAACTAATTCTGCAGTTGAAAACATTAACAACATGAGAGGTTgttaccatcaccatcaccatcgtgATTCATATTTTTCAATTAATAAAAAATCATGCGCTCATTTAGCAGCATGTGGTTTTGTTGAGTTATAGTTTTAATTTTGATGTTTGTATCGTGCATACAAGGGAAAATGCATATATTCTACTGATGGGAGGAATTGAATGGTGTCATTTGGCCCATAAACCAGCCATTTACATAGCAATCAGTAGCTACCAGTAAACCCGGTAAATAGTGGTTACTGCTGGTTTTAGGTCCTGATTTTTTCTGCTGGTCACCAGCCTAACTCTAATGCAGGCTCTGTATGAAATTTTTTTCTCATTCTTGAACAGCTAGTAACATTTATCAAATTGATATCCTTGCTAACCTTAACAGACCAATAGTTAGTTAAATAGCCAATGCATATGGGCTTCTAGTTAGTACTTCCTCCGATTCATATTAATTGTTGCTGGTTTAGtactaagttagtagaactttgtacTAAACCAGCGACAATtagtatggatcggagggagtagttcccATTCTTCATATGCTTTCGATAAAGACTGTTAACAGTCGTAAAGCCTTTCTGTACATAGTGGCAAGTTTGAGGGCGCCATGTATTTAATTGCTTAAAGCATTTCTATTTATAGTTTCATGTTGTTAACGGAACTTTGGTGGTGAAATATTTATGCCCTTAATGGATTGTTTTTCAGGTCATTTATACTACTGGCCGGGATCGTCAAGTCCAAAATACAATTGTTGCTGACAGTGGACCTTTGGTTACAACTCCTGTGATGGTATGTTTTAATGATTGTGATGTACCTATTTTGAAATGCTTCAAGAGTTAGTAGTACAGATAAATCTCAAGCAGATGCACTTCTCCACTGTTTTGTTGAACCGTGTAAGTGTGAATACAGCATTTACCCACATATTCCTCAGTCTTTACCACATTAAAGCTGTTAAGCAGCTTCAGCTGGCTAACGCAATGTTAAACACTTTCCTATACTAAACTTGACAATGTGAGTATCCTTGAGTTGCAGATTATTTCCTGATTTAACTGTGTCCATACTCCATGGGTCTTCTTACTTCATACTTTTTAATCAGACCAATACTATAAATAAATGGCTTATTGCAGCAAGTCCCCTAGTTAACTTGTCGCTTACTGAAATTTAGTAGGTCATGCCATATATTTATTATGGTACAAGATCTTCAGACTCATTTGTATCTCACCTGTCCATCCGCACCTTATGACACACAGGT is from Triticum aestivum cultivar Chinese Spring chromosome 3A, IWGSC CS RefSeq v2.1, whole genome shotgun sequence and encodes:
- the LOC123061663 gene encoding carboxyl-terminal-processing peptidase 1, chloroplastic isoform X2, which translates into the protein MLPLSYAPPLPPPQSRPNPTPSHKPKPQPCVLLFPAALRTAAAAAAISFSLLAGNAAAVAAVEQPPEICRGQDDGREVEVKAEAVTNEQLVEEAWEVVNEGFLPDAGSRPWSPELWMQRKQDILQGSIKSRSRAHDIITKMLASLGDPYTRFLSSSDFSKMSKYDMTGIGLNLREIPDDNGSLRLVVLGLILDGPAHSAGVRQGDELLSVNGIDVRGKSAFDVSSMLQGPKETFVTIKVKHDSCGPVESMKVQRQMAARTPIFYRLEKRDNENSSVGYIHIKEFNAVAKKDLVSALKRLQNSGASYFVLDLRDNLGGLVQAGIEIAKLFLNKGDTVIYTTGRDRQVQNTIVADSGPLVTTPVMVLVNNRTASASEIVASALHDNCKAVLVGERTFGKGLIQSVFELHDGSGIVVTVGKYVTPNHKDINGDGIEPDYRRLPDLNEARDYLSRCQSKKLS
- the LOC123061663 gene encoding carboxyl-terminal-processing peptidase 1, chloroplastic isoform X1, giving the protein MLPLSYAPPLPPPQSRPNPTPSHKPKPQPCVLLFPAALRTAAAAAAISFSLLAGNAAAVAAVEQPPEICRGQDDGREVEVKAEAVTNEQLVEEAWEVVNEGFLPDAGSRPWSPELWMQRKQDILQGSIKSRSRAHDIITKMLASLGDPYTRFLSSSDFSKMSKYDMTGIGLNLREIPDDNGSLRLVVLGLILDGPAHSAGVRQGDELLSVNGIDVRGKSAFDVSSMLQGPKETFVTIKVKHDSCGPVESMKVQRQMAARTPIFYRLEKRDNENSSVGYIHIKEFNAVAKKDLVSALKRLQNSGASYFVLDLRDNLGGLVQAGIEIAKLFLNKGDTVIYTTGRDRQVQNTIVADSGPLVTTPVMVLVNNRTASASEIVASALHDNCKAVLVGERTFGKGLIQSVFELHDGSGIVVTVGKYVTPNHKDINGDGIEPDYRRLPGAIHVHQIFLLLHPTCNVVYCSAEFTFVTDLNEARDYLSRCQSKKLS